A region of Granulicella sibirica DNA encodes the following proteins:
- the ctaD gene encoding cytochrome c oxidase subunit I — protein MATQSPVTAVLDKTQASQPPRLFLATLHEWVTTVDHKKIGLMYIGYALFFLVVAGFEAILMRIQLAIPNNTFVSPQAFNRLFTMHGTTMVFFVGMPILFGFGNYLVPLMIGARDMAFPRLNAFSFWVSAFGGSLLYFSYLGGDGLYGAGSAPDVGWFAYAPLTARVFSPGHSTDYWTLAVLLSGIGNIGTALNIVATTICMRCPGMKLNRMPLLVWLYLVTSMMVFVAVSPLTAAQIMLLLDRYLGSHFFDTQAGGSAVLWMHFFWIFGHPEVYILVLPAFAFANEIIPVFSRKAIFGYPAMVAASVGIGFISLSVWAHHMFTVGMGAGANTFFTLSTMVIAVPTGIKIFNWLATLWGGKIRYTVAMMFSVGFLFQFLIAGLTGIMLSASPFDWQLGNSYFVVAHFHYVLVGAILFMIFAAFYYWYPKMTGHMLDEKLGKWHFWLFLIGFHLTFDFMHIPGILGMPRRIYTYEADRGWMLLNMITSSGAFFQAIATLLFVYNMVWSYFKGPIAGADPWDAWTLEWSTVSPPPAYNFATIPTVESRRPLWDLKHPEDPDTRYE, from the coding sequence CGATCACAAGAAGATTGGCCTGATGTATATCGGCTACGCGCTTTTCTTCCTCGTTGTCGCCGGCTTCGAAGCAATCCTGATGCGCATCCAGCTTGCCATCCCGAACAACACCTTCGTCTCACCCCAGGCTTTTAACCGCCTCTTCACCATGCACGGCACGACGATGGTCTTCTTCGTCGGCATGCCCATCCTCTTCGGCTTCGGGAACTATCTCGTCCCGCTTATGATTGGGGCGCGGGACATGGCTTTCCCTCGTCTGAACGCCTTCAGCTTCTGGGTCTCGGCCTTTGGTGGTTCGCTCCTTTATTTCAGCTATCTCGGGGGTGATGGCCTCTACGGGGCGGGCAGCGCACCCGATGTGGGCTGGTTCGCCTACGCTCCCTTGACGGCACGTGTCTTCTCGCCCGGCCACAGCACCGACTACTGGACCCTAGCCGTCCTCCTCAGCGGAATCGGCAACATCGGCACTGCCCTGAATATCGTCGCTACCACCATCTGCATGCGGTGCCCCGGCATGAAGCTCAACCGCATGCCCCTGCTGGTCTGGCTCTATCTCGTTACGTCCATGATGGTCTTTGTGGCGGTCAGCCCTCTCACCGCGGCGCAGATCATGCTGCTCCTCGACCGCTATCTCGGCTCCCACTTCTTCGACACCCAGGCCGGCGGATCAGCAGTTCTCTGGATGCACTTCTTCTGGATCTTCGGCCACCCAGAGGTCTACATCCTCGTCCTGCCCGCTTTCGCGTTCGCCAATGAGATCATCCCCGTTTTCTCCCGTAAGGCCATCTTTGGCTATCCCGCGATGGTCGCGGCTTCGGTCGGCATTGGCTTTATCAGCCTTAGCGTCTGGGCGCACCACATGTTCACCGTCGGCATGGGAGCCGGGGCCAACACGTTCTTCACCCTCTCGACCATGGTGATCGCGGTGCCCACAGGCATCAAGATCTTCAACTGGCTCGCCACCCTTTGGGGCGGCAAAATCCGTTACACCGTTGCGATGATGTTCTCCGTCGGCTTCCTCTTTCAGTTCCTCATCGCTGGTCTCACCGGCATCATGCTTTCCGCCTCACCCTTCGACTGGCAGCTCGGCAACTCCTATTTCGTGGTTGCCCACTTCCACTATGTCCTCGTCGGCGCCATCCTCTTCATGATCTTCGCCGCCTTCTATTACTGGTACCCGAAGATGACCGGCCACATGCTCGACGAGAAGCTCGGCAAGTGGCACTTCTGGCTCTTCCTCATCGGCTTCCATCTCACCTTCGACTTCATGCACATCCCGGGTATTCTCGGCATGCCGCGCCGGATCTATACCTACGAAGCGGATCGCGGCTGGATGCTCCTGAATATGATCACGTCGAGCGGCGCCTTCTTCCAGGCCATCGCTACGCTCCTCTTCGTCTACAACATGGTCTGGTCCTACTTCAAAGGGCCTATCGCGGGAGCAGACCCATGGGATGCCTGGACTTTGGAGTGGTCCACTGTGTCACCACCCCCGGCCTATAACTTCGCGACGATCCCCACCGTAGAAAGCCGTCGCCCACTCTGGGATCTCAAGCATCCCGAAGACCCCGATACCCGCTACGAATAA
- a CDS encoding cytochrome c oxidase subunit 3, which produces MSEAVAAIIPHNADEDWKLPSRGIVGMACLILAEASIFIIFVVAYIFYLGKSITGPTPHEVLTLPILTSICLLSSSATVHFAVSALHAGKQSMCSLWLALTVLLGGIFLAGTAQEWYHLIYHDGLTIRTNLFGTTFYSLVGLHASHVIVGLFMLALALVFSLRGDLTSRHTERLEVLSLYWHFVDAVWVIVFLVVYVLGR; this is translated from the coding sequence ATGAGCGAAGCTGTCGCAGCCATCATTCCGCACAACGCAGACGAAGACTGGAAGTTACCCTCCCGCGGCATCGTGGGCATGGCCTGCCTCATCCTCGCCGAAGCTTCCATCTTCATCATCTTCGTTGTCGCCTATATCTTCTATCTCGGTAAGAGCATCACCGGGCCGACGCCTCACGAAGTCCTCACGCTCCCCATCCTCACCAGCATCTGCCTTCTCTCGAGCAGCGCCACGGTTCATTTCGCCGTCTCCGCCTTGCATGCCGGGAAGCAGTCCATGTGTTCCCTGTGGCTCGCCCTGACTGTCCTGCTCGGCGGCATTTTTCTCGCCGGCACTGCGCAAGAGTGGTATCACCTCATCTACCATGACGGTCTTACCATCCGCACCAACCTCTTCGGCACCACCTTCTACTCGCTCGTCGGGCTCCACGCCAGCCACGTGATCGTCGGCCTCTTCATGCTTGCCCTCGCCCTCGTCTTCTCGCTTCGCGGAGACCTCACCAGCCGCCACACCGAGCGTCTCGAAGTCCTTTCGCTTTACTGGCACTTCGTCGATGCCGTCTGGGTCATCGTCTTCCTCGTCGTCTACGTGCTCGGCAGATAA